One part of the Humulus lupulus chromosome 9, drHumLupu1.1, whole genome shotgun sequence genome encodes these proteins:
- the LOC133801417 gene encoding uncharacterized protein LOC133801417, with amino-acid sequence MEFDDRYLQVQRPKFDCLLFDLDDTLYPLSAGLANECRKNIEDYMVEKLGIDRSKIGQLGNLLYKNYGTTMAGLRAIGYDFDYDEYHSFVHGRLPYDNLKSDPILRNHLLSLPYRKIIFTNADKVHAAKALKKLGLDGCFEGIICFETLNPTHKNTVSDDEDDIEFARSDKTNYITTNDDVNHTTTSTSSVIFDIIKHFDQPNPTTSGLPKSPIVCKPSESAIEKALKIANLDPQRTLFFEDSVRNIQAGKRVGLHTVLIGTSQRVKGADYALESIHNIREALPELWEVDMKSAEVVYPGKVTVETSVTA; translated from the exons ATGGAATTTGATGACCGCTATCTCCAAGTTCAAAGGCCAAAATTTGATTGTCTTCTGTTCG ATCTAGATGACACCCTTTACCCCCTAAGTGCTGGTCTTGCCAATGAATGTCGCAAAAATATTGAag ATTACATGGTTGAGAAGCTTGGCATAGATAGGAGCAAAATTGGTCAATTGGGTAACCTTCTTTACAAGAATTATGGCACCACAATGGCTGGTTTAAGG GCTATTGGCTATGACTTTGACTATGATGAATATCACAG TTTTGTTCATGGAAGATTACCCTATGACAACCTTAAATCTGACCCCATTTTAAGGAACCATTTGCTTAGCTTGCCTTACCGCAAAATT atttttacaAACGCAGACAAGGTCCATGCAGCCAAAGCACTAAAGAAGCTTGGATTAGATGGCTGTTTTGAAGGAATTATATGCTTTGAGACCTTGAATCCAACTCATAAGAACACAGTTTCTGATGATGAAGATGATATTGAGTTTGCCAGATCAGACAAAACTAATTATATTACTACTAATGATGATGTTAATCACACCACAACTAGTACAAGCTCTGTTATATTtgacataattaaacattttgatcAACCAAACCCTACCACTTCTGGTCTACCAAAGTCACCAATCGTATGCAAACCCTCTGAGTCTGCCATAGAAAAGGCTCTCAAGATTGCCAATCTCGATCCCCAAAGAACA ttgttTTTTGAAGATAGTGTTCGAAACATCCAAGCTGGGAAAAGAGTTGGCCTCCACACAGTTCTG ATTGGGACTTCACAAAGAGTTAAAGGAGCAGATTATGCATTGGAGAGTATCCATAACATAAGAGAAGCATTGCCAGAGCTTTGGGAGGTTGACATGAAATCAGCTGAAGTGGTTTATCCAGGAAAAGTCACTGTGGAGACCTCTGTCACagcttaa